Proteins encoded within one genomic window of Brassica rapa cultivar Chiifu-401-42 chromosome A09, CAAS_Brap_v3.01, whole genome shotgun sequence:
- the LOC103843309 gene encoding biotin carboxylase, chloroplastic, with product MDASMITNPKSIVSLPSLFMGRSGGSIRSSQCNVTMGQTVSFPRQKTLTLKVSRNVKRKSGGGAFAATCSSGDKILVANRGEIAVRVIRTAHEMGIPCVAVYSTIDKDALHVKLADEAVCIGEAPSNQSYLLIPNVLSAAISRGCTMLHPGYGFLAENALFVEMCREHRINFIGPNPDSIRVMGDKSTARETMKNAGVPTVPGSDGLLQSTEEGVRLANEIGYPVMIKATAGGGGRGMRLANEPSEFVKLLQQAKSEAAAAFGNDGVYLEKYVQNPRHIEFQILADKFGNVVHFGERDCSIQRRNQKLLEEAPSPALTPELRKAMGDAAVAAAASIGYIGVGTVEFLLDERGSFYFMEMNTRIQVEHPVTEMIYSVDLIEEQIRVAMGEKLRYTQDEIVLRGHSIECRINAEDPFKGFRPGPGRITSYLPSGGPFVRMDSHVYPDYVVPPSYDSLLGKLIVWAPTRERAIERMKRALNDTIITGVPTTIEYHKLILEVEDFKNGKVDTAFIPKHEEELAEPDEIVPVKDLTNVAA from the exons ATGGACGCCTCAATGATTACTAATCCCAAATCCATTGTCTCCCTTCCC TCTTTGTTCATGGGGAGGTCGGGAGGTAGTATTAGAAGTTCCCAATGTAATGTCACTATGGGACAAACGGTTAGCTTCCCGAGGCAAAAGACTCTGACTTTAAAAGTTAGCCGGAACGTGAAGAGAAAAAGTGGTGGTGGTGCGTTTGCTGCTACTTGTAGCAGTGGGGATAAGATTCTTGTGGCTAACAGAGGTGAAATCGCTGTCCGTGTTATCCGAACAGCTCACGAAATGGGGATCCCTTGTGTTGCTGTTTACTCAACTATAGACAAGGATGCACTTCATGTGAAGTTGGCTGATGAAGCTGTTTGTATTGGTGAAGCTCCTAGCAACCAGTC GTATTTGTTGATACCGAATGTTCTGTCAGCTGCGATTAGCAGAGGATGTACAATGCTCCATCCTGGATATGGATTCCTTGCGGAGAACGCTCTTTTTGTAGAGATGTGTAGAGAACACAGGATCAATTTCATTGGACCaaat CCTGATAGCATCCGTGTCATGGGTGACAAATCAACTGCTAGGGAGACAATGAAAAATGCTGGTGTCCCTACTGTACCAGGGAGTGATGGATTATTGCAG AGCACAGAGGAAGGAGTCAGGCTCGCCAATGAGATTGGGTACCCTGTAATGATCAAG GCAACAGCAGGTGGTGGTGGACGTGGAATGCGTCTTGCCAATGAACCGTCAGAGTTTGTGAAACTGTTGCAG CAAGCAAAGAGTGAGGCCGCTGCTGCTTTTGGAAATGATGGAGTTTATCTGGAGAAGTACGTGCAAAATCCCCGTCATATTGAGTTCCAG ATTCTTGCCGATAAATTTGGTAACGTTGTTCACTTTGGCGAGCGTGACTGCAGCATCCAG AGGCGTAACCAAAAGTTGCTGGAAGAAGCACCTTCTCCTGCACTGACCCCTGAGCTGCGAAAAGCCATGGGTGATGCAGCAGTGGCAGCAGCAGCGTCCATTGGTTACATTGGTGTTGGTACAGTGGAGTTTCTTCTGGATGAGAGAGGTTCCTTCTATTTCATGGAAATGAACACTAGAATCCAG GTGGAGCACCCTGTGACGGAGATGATTTACTCAGTTGATTTGATTGAAGAACAGATCCGTGTTGCAATGGGAGAGAAACTGCGTTATACACAG GATGAGATTGTGCTTAGAGGACATTCGATTGAGTGTCGTATCAATGCAGAAGACCCATTTAAAGGATTCAGACCTGGACCTG GAAGAATAACATCGTATCTGCCATCTGGAGGTCCTTTTGTTAGGATGGATAGCCATGTGTATCCGGACTATGTTGTTCCTCCAAGCTATGATTCTCTTCTTGGAAAG CTTATTGTATGGGCTCCAACGAGGGAAAGGGCGATCGAGCGGATGAAGCGTGCACTCAATGACACTATTATTACAG GGGTTCCCACCACCATTGAGTACCACAAGCTTATCCTTGAAGTTGAG GATTTCAAAAACGGAAAAGTTGATACAGCTTTCATCCCCAAGCATGAAGAGGAATTAGCAGAG CCTGATGAAATTGTCCCAGTGAAAGATTTGACAAATGTAGCTGCTTAG